In Dromaius novaehollandiae isolate bDroNov1 chromosome 4, bDroNov1.hap1, whole genome shotgun sequence, a single genomic region encodes these proteins:
- the LOC112990768 gene encoding E3 ubiquitin-protein ligase RNF103 isoform X2 produces the protein MEGELYSALKEEEASESVSSTNFSGEMHFYELVEDTKDGIWLVQVIANDRSPLVGKVHWEKMVKKVSRFGIRTGTFNCSSDPRYCKRRGWLKSTLIMSVPQTTTSKGKVMLKEYNGRKIEVEHIFKWITAHAASRIKTIYNSEHLKEEWNKSDQYRVKIYLFANLDQPPAFFSALSVKFTGRVEFIFVNVENWDNKSYMAEIGVYKTPSYILRTPEGIYRYGNNTGEFISLRAMDSFLRSLQPEVNDLFVLSLVLVNLMAWMDLFITQGATIKRFVVLISTLGTYNSLLIISWLPVLGFLQLPYLDSFYEYSLKLFRYSNTTTLASWVRADWMFYSSHPALFLSTYLGHGLLIDYFEKKRRRSNNTDEVNANNLEWLSSLWDWYTSYLFHPIASFQHFPFDSDWDEDPDLFLERLAFPDLWLHPLIPTDYIKNLPMWRFKCLGVHSDEEALEAFQDSESDSDSENKEDFSSEKEISEDDELNTFHRPNEGAPRCGAETCSCANKYCQNEPYERKARSYGSYSTTDDLEPDWSAWPSEMLHCTECVVCLENFETGCLLMGLPCGHVFHQNCIVMWLAGGRHCCPVCRWASYKKKQPYTHPQPLSNDAPS, from the exons GTCATAGCAAACGATAGAAGCCCACTGGTGGGTAAAGTCCACTGGGAGAAAATGGTGAAGAAAGTATCAAGATTCGGCATACGTACTGGCACTTTTAACTGTTCCAGTGACCCCAG atacTGCAAGAGGAGGGGTTGGCTGAAATCCACCCTCATTATGTCTGTTCCACAAACCACTACCTCCAAGGGGAAAGTAATGCTTAAAGAGTACAATGGGCGCAAAATCGAAGTGGAGCACATTTTCAAATGGATCACAGCCCATGCCGCTTCTCGGATCAAAACCATCTACAACTCTGAACATCTAAAAGAAGAATGGAACAAAAGTGACCAGTATCGGGTGAAAATATACCTGTTTGCCAACCTTGACCAGCCTCCAGCATTCTTTTCTGCGTTAAGTGTAAAGTTTACTGGACGAGTGGAGTTTATTTTTGTGAATGTGGAAAACTGGGACAATAAAAGTTACATGGCAGAAATTGGTGTCTACAAGACACCATCCTACATACTTAGGACTCCCGAGGGGATTTATAGGTATGGAAATAATACTGGTGAATTTATATCACTACGTGCCATGGATTCCTTTTTGCGCTCATTACAACCAGAGGTTaatgatttatttgttttaagctTAGTTTTGGTTAATCTGATGGCTTGGATGGACCTGTTTATTACACAGGGTGCTACTATAAAGCGCTTTGTGGTTCTCATAAGCACTTTAGGGACGTATAATTCATTATTAATTATTTCCTGGCTACCTGTGTTAGGTTTTTTGCAACTTCCTTATTTAGATAGCTTTTATGAGTACAGTTTAAAACTCTTCAGGTACTCTAATACAACTACTCTGGCTTCTTGGGTAAGAGCCGACTGGATGTTCTACTCTTCGCATCCTGCCCTCTTCCTCAGCACTTACCTTGGTCATGGTTTACTAATTGATTACTTTGAGAAAAAAAGACGACGCAGTAACAACACTGATGAAGTAAATGCTAATAATCTGGAGTGGCTGTCAAGCCTGTGGGACTGGTACACCAGCTACCTGTTTCATCCTATTGCTTCTTTTCAACACTTTCCTTTTGACTCAGACTGGGATGAAGACCCGGATTTGTTCTTAGAGCGACTGGCCTTCCCCGATCTCTGGCTTCACCCTCTGATACCAACTGATTATATAAAAAACTTACCAATGTGGAGGTTTAAATGCCTGGGCGTTCATTCTGATGAGGAAGCGCTGGAAGCCTTTCAAGACAGCGAAAGTGACTCTGACAGTGAAAACAAAGAGGACTTCAGTAGCGAGAAAGAAATCTCTGAGGACGATGAGCTAAATACATTTCACAGGCCCAACGAAGGAGCGCCTCGGTGCGGTGCCGAGACCTGTTCATGTGCCAATAAATATTGTCAGAACGAGCCATATGAGAGGAAAGCAAGATCATATGGGTCGTACAGCACTACAGATGACCTGGAGCCGGACTGGTCAGCCTGGCCCTCGGAGATGTTGCACTGTACAGAATGTGTTGTGTGTCTAGAAAATTTCGAAACCGGCTGCCTGCTCATGGGCTTGCCCTGTGGCCACGTGTTCCACCAGAATTGCATCGTGATGTGGCTGGCCGgggggcggcactgctgcccCGTTTGCAGGTGGGCTTCGTACAAAAAAAAGCAGCCATATACACACCCGCAGCCTTTGTCGAATGATGCCCCATCTTAG